The window CCTGGAAGGAAGAGCATGCCCATCGTTATCAGCAGGAAGGGGAGCTTTTAAAACCTCAGTACGTTATTGAGGAAATCTACCGCCATTCCAAGGGCGACGTCATTGTAAGCACCGACGTTGGGCAGCACCAGATGTGGGTGGCCCAGCATTTTCCCTTTAAAGAGCCCCGGGCCCTGGTTACTTCCGGCGGACTGGGCGTGATGGGTTTTGGCCTGCCCGGCGCCATTGGCGCCCAAATTGGCCGGCCGGAAAAAACCGTGGTGCTGGTCACCGGGGACGGCAGTTTTCAAATGTCCTTAAACGAGCTGTCCACCGCGGCGGAGCAGGAACTGCCTTTAAAAATTGTGGTGCTGAACAACCGCTGCCTGGGCATGGTTCGTCAACTGCAGGAATTTTATTGCGAAAAGCGTTATACCGCTGTGGATTTCGGCTTTGTGCCGGATTTTGCCGCCCTGGCCAGGGTCTATGGTTTTAAGGGATACACGGTTAACACGGCGGAAGAGCTGCAGTCAGCCTTGACCGAGGCCTTCCAGGATCCCGGACCGGTGCTCATTGACTGCAGTGTGGATCCCAATGAAAACGTACTGCCCATGGTACTGGCAGGGAAAGACATCTGTGACCCGGTGTAGGTTGAGTAACCGGACCGGAATCACTGATTGCAGACGGGAGGGTATGGTTTGCAGAACCGGGTATACATCTTTGATACAACGCTGCGGGACGGGGAACAGTCCCCGGGTGTCAGTTTAAATATGAACGAAAAACTTCAAATTGCCAGGCAACTGGCACGACTGGGCGTAGACATTATTGAAGCGGGTTTTCCCATTACCTCCCCCGGAGATTTTGCCGCGGTTCAGGCCGTGGCCAGGGAAGTCAAGGGAGTCACCGTGGCCGGTTTGGCCCGGGCCAACTTCAAAGACATCGACCGGGCCTGGGAAGCTCTCTTGGACGCGGAGCAAGCCCGCATTCACGTCTTTATCGCCACCTCGGACATTCACCTGAAATATAAGCTGCGCAAGGACCGGGAACAGGTGCTTGCGGCTGCGGTGGAGGCGGTGAAATACGCCAAGAAATACACCTCCGATGTGGAATTTTCCGCGGAGGATGCGTCCCGGTCGGATGTGGATTACCTGTGCCGGGTTTTTGGGGAAGTGATTAAAGCCGGGGCAACAGTGATTAACGTGCCGGATACGGTGGGCTACACCACCCCGGAAGAGTACGCCCGGTTTATCCAAACCATCATGGAGAAAACTCCCGGCATGGAAAAGGCGGTTCTCAGCGTGCACTGCCATGACGATCTGGGCATGGCGGTGGCCAATTCCCTGGCGGCGGTGGGAGCCGGCGCCCGCCAGGTAGAGGGAACCATCAACGGCATCGGGGAGCGGGCGGGCAATGCGGCCCTGGAAGAAGTAGTGATGGGCCTTTATACCCGCAAGGACCGGTATGGTTTGACCACCGGCTTTAACACCCGGGAAATTTTCCGCACCAGCCGGCTGATCAGTTCATTAACCGGCATGCCTGTGCACCCCAATAAAGCGGTGGTAGGTAAAAATGCCTTTGCCCACGAATCCGGCATCCACCAGGACGGGGTCTTAAAGGAAAGAACCACTTACGAAATTATGAATCCCGAACTGGTGGGCATTACCGCAGGGAATCTGGTGCTGGGCAAACACTCCGGACGCCATGCCTTCCGGAACCGCCTGACCGAACTGGGTTACGAACTGAACGATGAAGAACTGAACCTGGCCTTCGGACGGTTTAAGGCCCTGGCCGACAAAAAGAAAGAAATCACCGATCACGATCTCCAGGCCCTGGTGGAAGATGAAATCCGGCATGTGCCGGAAACCTATGTGCTGGAATACCTGCATATTTCCAGCGGCACCACCGTGGTGCCCACCGCCACCCTGGGACTTCGTGCCGGAGATAAATTAAAAGAAGATGCCGCCTGCGGGGACGGCCCTGTAGACGCCATCTATAATACGGTGGATAAAATTACCGGAGTGTCCTGCACCCTGGTGAACTACGCCATCAACGCCATTACGGCGGGCAAGGACGCCCTGGGCGACGTTACTGTCAAGCTGAGGAAGGCGGACCAGGAGAAGGTCTACACCGGACGGGGCGTCAGCACCGATATCCTGGAGGCCAGCGCCAAAGCCTACGTCAATGCTGTAAATAAGCTGATGTATGATAATAAATAGTGGCTTTCGGTCCGAGGAAGCATTCCTCGGTCGGCTGTCGGCTTTCAGTTTTCGGTTTTATGGTTTTAACCGATGACCGATAGCCAATAACCGACAGCCGACCCCAAAGCAATACTAAACAAGCAAATGAGAGGTGAAGTAACCGTGCCAATGACAATAACGGAAAAGATACTGGCTGCGGCGGCAGGGAAGGATTACGTAAAACCCGGCGAACTGATTAACGCCAAGGTAGACCTGGTGCTGGCCAACGACATCACCGCCCCGGTGGCCATTAAAGAGTTCGAAAAAATCGGCCTGCCGGGGGTTTGGGATAAAGAAAGAGTGGCCCTGGTGCCCGACCATTTTGTACCCAACAAAGACATCAAATCCGCCGAGCAGGCGAAGATGGTGCGGGACTTTGCCCACAAACAGGAACTGACCCATTACTTTGAAGTGGGACGCATGGGCATTGAGCACTGCCTGCTCCCCGAACAGGGCCTGGTGGGCCCAGGGGACGTTATTATCGGAGCCGATTCCCACACCTGCACCTACGGTGCTTTAGGAGCCTTTGCCACCGGCGTCGGCAGCACCGACCTGGCCGCGGCCATGGCTCTGGGAGAAACCTGGTTTAAAGTGCCTGAATCCATTAAATTTGTTTTTAACGGCAAACTCAACCCCTGGGTGGGGGGCAAGGATTTAATCCTCTACACCATCGGTAAGATCGGCGTGGACGGCGCCCTTTACCGGGCCATGGAATTCTGCGGGGAAGCCATTGAACAGCTTTCCATGGACGGCCGCTTCACCATGTGCAACATGGCCATTGAAGCCGGAGGGAAAAACGGGATTATCCAGCCCGATGAAATAACCCGCCAGTACGTTGAGGGCCGCACCAAGCGTCCTTATACCTTCTATACCAGCGATCCCGACGCGCAATATGCGGAAGTGCATGAATTTGACGTGAGTAAAATCGAGCCCCAGGTGGCTTTCCCCCACCTGCCGGAAAATGCCCGGTCCATCCGGGAGGCCGGTAACGTGGAAATTGACCAGGCGGTCATCGGCTCCTGCACCAACGGGCGCATGGAAGACCTGCGCATTGCCGCCCAGGTTTTAAAAGGACAAAAAGTCAACCGCCGGGTGCGCCTGATCGTCATTCCCGGCACCCAGGAAATTTATCGCCAGGCCATGCATGAAGGACTGTTCGACATTTTCCTGGAGGCCGGCGCAGCCGTCAGCACCCCCACCTGCGGCCCCTGTCTGGGCGGCTACATGGGGATTTTGGCCCAGGGCGAACGCTGCATTGCCACCACCAACCGGAACTTTGTGGGCCGCATGGGCCACGCCGGAAGCGAAGTATACCTGTCCAACCCGGCCGTGGCTGCCGCCAGCGCCATCACCGGAAGGATATCTCATCCCGAGGAGGTGCTCTAATGAAACTGCAGGGTAAAGTTTGGAGATTCGGCAACGACGTGGACACCGATATTATCATCGCCGCCCGCTATTTAAACAGCTCGGACCCGGCGGAACTGGCCCAGCACTGCATGGAGGACGCGGACCCTCAGTTTTCTTCCAAAGTAAAGACCGGTGACATCATGGTGGCCGGTAAAAACTTTGGCTGCGGCAGTTCCCGGGAACATGCCCCCATTGCCATCAAGGCGGCGGGACTGTCCTGCGTGGTGGCCAAATCCTTCGCCCGGATCTTTTACCGCAACGCTTTTAACATCGGGCTGCCCATCTTTGAGTGCCCCGAGGCGGTTGAAGAGGTTAAAGAAGGAGAAGAATTAACGGTGGACGCGGCCACCGGCAAGATTATCAATCATACCACCGGCAAGGAATACCAGGCCGCCCCCATCCCGGAATTTATGAGCCAGATTATTGACGCCGGGGGATTGATCAGCTACGTAAAAGGGCGGGTGAATCATGCATAAAATCGCACTGCTTCCCGGCGACGGCATTGGTCCGGAGATTGTGCCCCAGGCGGTCCGGGTTCTGGAAGCCGTAGGGAAAAAATTTAACCTGGAATTTCAGTTTGAAACCGCTCTGATTGGCGGAGCGGCTTACGACGCCACCGGTCATCCCCTGCCGGAGGCAACCCTGGAGCTATGCCGCCGCAGCGACGCCATTTTGCTGGGCGCCGTGGGGGGACCCAAATGGGATAACCTGGAGCCCGACCTGCGTCCCGAACGGGGAGCCCTGCTGCCCCTGCGCAAGGAACTGGGACTGTACGCCAACCTCCGTCCCGCCGCAGTGAACCCGGCCCTGGCTTCCGCCTCCACCCTGAAGGAAGAAATTGTTTCCGGGCTGGATATTATGATTATCCGGGAGCTAACCGGCGGTCTCTACTTCGGCCAAAAACACCGGGAAGAGCTGCCCGGCGGCGGTCAAAAGGCGGTGGAAACCCTGGAATACTCCACCGGGGAAATCGAACGGGTGGCCCGCCTGGGCTTTGAAATGGCCCGCAAGAGAAATAAACGGCTGATGTCCGTGGATAAGGCCAATGTGCTGGAAAGCTCCCGGCTGTGGCGGGAAGTGGTCCAGGAACTGGCCAAAGAATACCCGGATGTTGAGCTGAACCATATGTATGTGGATAACTGCGCCATGCAGTTGGTCCGCAACCCCAAACAGTTTGATGTCATGGTTACCGAGAACATGTTCGGCGATATCTTAACGGACCTGGCTTCCCAACTGACCGGCTCCATCGGCATGCTGCCTTCCGCCAGCATCGGCGGAGAAGTGGCTCTATACGAGCCCATCCATGGCTCGGCGCCCGATATTGCCGGTAAAAACCTGGCCAATCCCATTGCCACCATCCTGTCGGCAGCCATGATGCTGCGGGTGTCCTTTGGTTTGGAAGAACCGGCCGCCTCCATTGAGGGAGCGGTGGCCAAGGTGCTGGAGCAGGGCTACCGCACCGGCGACATCATGCAGCCCGGCCAAAAGCAGCTGGGCACCGTGGAAATGACCGAAGCGATACTGAAGGCTTTGGGGTAGTGCATAAATAAGCAGTAATAGACTAAATGAGGTGAGTCAAATTGGGGATTATAAGGGTCTAATCAAAATTTACGACACATCCCTGAGGGACGGGACCCAGGGAGAAGGGGTCAGCCTTTCGGCGGAAGATAAAATGA is drawn from Desulforamulus ruminis DSM 2154 and contains these coding sequences:
- a CDS encoding 2-isopropylmalate synthase, which translates into the protein MQNRVYIFDTTLRDGEQSPGVSLNMNEKLQIARQLARLGVDIIEAGFPITSPGDFAAVQAVAREVKGVTVAGLARANFKDIDRAWEALLDAEQARIHVFIATSDIHLKYKLRKDREQVLAAAVEAVKYAKKYTSDVEFSAEDASRSDVDYLCRVFGEVIKAGATVINVPDTVGYTTPEEYARFIQTIMEKTPGMEKAVLSVHCHDDLGMAVANSLAAVGAGARQVEGTINGIGERAGNAALEEVVMGLYTRKDRYGLTTGFNTREIFRTSRLISSLTGMPVHPNKAVVGKNAFAHESGIHQDGVLKERTTYEIMNPELVGITAGNLVLGKHSGRHAFRNRLTELGYELNDEELNLAFGRFKALADKKKEITDHDLQALVEDEIRHVPETYVLEYLHISSGTTVVPTATLGLRAGDKLKEDAACGDGPVDAIYNTVDKITGVSCTLVNYAINAITAGKDALGDVTVKLRKADQEKVYTGRGVSTDILEASAKAYVNAVNKLMYDNK
- the leuC gene encoding 3-isopropylmalate dehydratase large subunit: MPMTITEKILAAAAGKDYVKPGELINAKVDLVLANDITAPVAIKEFEKIGLPGVWDKERVALVPDHFVPNKDIKSAEQAKMVRDFAHKQELTHYFEVGRMGIEHCLLPEQGLVGPGDVIIGADSHTCTYGALGAFATGVGSTDLAAAMALGETWFKVPESIKFVFNGKLNPWVGGKDLILYTIGKIGVDGALYRAMEFCGEAIEQLSMDGRFTMCNMAIEAGGKNGIIQPDEITRQYVEGRTKRPYTFYTSDPDAQYAEVHEFDVSKIEPQVAFPHLPENARSIREAGNVEIDQAVIGSCTNGRMEDLRIAAQVLKGQKVNRRVRLIVIPGTQEIYRQAMHEGLFDIFLEAGAAVSTPTCGPCLGGYMGILAQGERCIATTNRNFVGRMGHAGSEVYLSNPAVAAASAITGRISHPEEVL
- the leuD gene encoding 3-isopropylmalate dehydratase small subunit, with amino-acid sequence MKLQGKVWRFGNDVDTDIIIAARYLNSSDPAELAQHCMEDADPQFSSKVKTGDIMVAGKNFGCGSSREHAPIAIKAAGLSCVVAKSFARIFYRNAFNIGLPIFECPEAVEEVKEGEELTVDAATGKIINHTTGKEYQAAPIPEFMSQIIDAGGLISYVKGRVNHA
- the leuB gene encoding 3-isopropylmalate dehydrogenase, giving the protein MHKIALLPGDGIGPEIVPQAVRVLEAVGKKFNLEFQFETALIGGAAYDATGHPLPEATLELCRRSDAILLGAVGGPKWDNLEPDLRPERGALLPLRKELGLYANLRPAAVNPALASASTLKEEIVSGLDIMIIRELTGGLYFGQKHREELPGGGQKAVETLEYSTGEIERVARLGFEMARKRNKRLMSVDKANVLESSRLWREVVQELAKEYPDVELNHMYVDNCAMQLVRNPKQFDVMVTENMFGDILTDLASQLTGSIGMLPSASIGGEVALYEPIHGSAPDIAGKNLANPIATILSAAMMLRVSFGLEEPAASIEGAVAKVLEQGYRTGDIMQPGQKQLGTVEMTEAILKALG